Proteins found in one Aphis gossypii isolate Hap1 unplaced genomic scaffold, ASM2018417v2 Contig00572, whole genome shotgun sequence genomic segment:
- the LOC126554652 gene encoding uncharacterized protein LOC126554652, which produces MGRPSKRTQNKKEAIKISRENIVLHLQELEKDKLRKQLSRASDDIVATNQRKLLNLKSTIKRLKDPVLKKANQIASRKNRSKRLQDPDFKKANQIASRKNMLKRLQDPDVKKANQIASRKSMLKRLQDPDFKKANQIASRKSMLKRLQKPDVKKANQIASRKSTLKRPQDPDVKKANQIASRKSMLKRLQDPDVKKANQIASRKSMLKRLQDPVIKNANKVASMKNRLKRMENPVFKKTYQIQNVRNMRKRRLPSDSSLCQNVSTKKKNTKFNIL; this is translated from the coding sequence atgggACGTCCGAGTAAacgtacacaaaataaaaaagaagcaataaaaatatcacgcGAAAACATTGTTCTTCATTTGCAAGAACTTGAAAAGGATAAATTGAGAAAACAATTAAGCCGTGCGTCTGATGATATTGTTGCtacaaatcaaagaaaattgttaaatttaaaaagtacaataaaacgATTGAAAGACCCAGTTTTAAAGAAAGCTAATCAGATCGCCAGTCGTAAGAACAGGTCGAAGCGACTGCAAGATCCCGATTTTAAAAAAGCTAACCAGATCGCCAGTCGTAAGAACATGTTGAAACGACTGCAAGATCCGGATGTTAAAAAAGCCAACCAGATCGCCAGTCGTAAGAGCATGTTGAAACGACTGCAAGATCCCGATTTTAAAAAAGCTAACCAGATCGCCAGTCGTAAGAGCATGTTGAAACGACTGCAAAAACCGGATGTTAAAAAAGCCAACCAGATCGCCAGTCGTAAGAGCACGTTGAAACGACCGCAAGATCCGGATGTTAAAAAAGCCAACCAGATCGCCAGTCGTAAGAGCATGTTGAAACGACTGCAAGATCCGGATGTTAAAAAAGCCAACCAGATCGCCAGTCGTAAGAGCATGTTGAAACGATTGCAAGAtccagttataaaaaatgcaaacaaGGTTGCCAGTATGAAGAACAGATTGAAACGAATGGAAAatccagttttcaaaaaaacatatcaaattcaaaatgttcgaAACATGAGAAAGCGAAGATTACCATCGGATAGTAGCCTATGTCAAAATgtatctactaaaaaaaaaaacaccaaattcaatatcttataa